A genomic segment from Oceanispirochaeta sp. encodes:
- a CDS encoding shikimate dehydrogenase — protein sequence MNTQYKSELVGVFGHPVAENPTIVMVEAAFKDMDLDWRYLTIEVLPEDLEGAVAGLRAMNMKGINLTIPHKIEIMKYLDEISPDAELIGAVNTVRREGNKLIGENTDGKGFLKALREDGQCNPEGKKIMVLGAGGASRA from the coding sequence ATGAATACACAATACAAATCAGAACTGGTCGGAGTCTTTGGGCATCCTGTTGCGGAAAATCCGACCATTGTCATGGTAGAAGCCGCCTTTAAAGACATGGATCTGGACTGGCGCTACCTGACCATTGAAGTACTGCCTGAAGACCTGGAAGGAGCTGTCGCGGGATTGAGGGCTATGAATATGAAAGGCATCAATTTAACGATTCCCCATAAAATTGAGATCATGAAATATCTGGATGAGATCTCTCCCGATGCAGAACTCATCGGTGCTGTGAATACAGTCAGAAGAGAAGGGAACAAGTTGATTGGTGAGAATACGGATGGGAAAGGATTTTTAAAGGCCCTGAGAGAGGACGGGCAATGCAATCCCGAGGGGAAAAAAATCATGGTTCTCGGGGCTGGAGGAGCCTCCCGGGCTAT